A region of Plantactinospora sp. BC1 DNA encodes the following proteins:
- a CDS encoding replication-relaxation family protein — protein sequence MDDPVLRVQSQLTNRDQVLLSWLYDHGVLTSFQIAHALFPSLDFCQRRLRTLHRLRLVARFRPQRADGGSYPYHYVIDQLGAEVVAAARDERPPRRDHARVERRRWTSSRSLAHRLGINGFFTDLAGYARTHPGAELHRWLPESACDRAGAFTSPEDPGLMRAYQPRIRPDGYGLWAEDGTEVPIFVEYDSGGEQLSVLLGKLIGYQKLFATIRRAWPVLCWLHSAARERNLRRLLAEAPPLPIATGARDHAASAGLSPADAVWAIAHGDGQRYRLVDLAVYVVDLRHELSEAA from the coding sequence GTGGATGACCCCGTCCTTCGCGTCCAGTCCCAGCTAACCAACCGCGACCAGGTGCTGCTGAGCTGGTTGTACGACCACGGAGTGCTGACCTCGTTCCAGATCGCCCACGCCCTGTTCCCCTCGTTGGACTTCTGCCAACGCCGGCTGCGCACGCTGCACCGGCTACGGCTCGTAGCCCGGTTCCGGCCCCAACGCGCCGACGGCGGCTCGTACCCGTACCACTACGTCATCGACCAGCTCGGCGCCGAGGTTGTCGCCGCAGCCCGCGACGAGCGGCCACCACGGCGCGATCACGCCCGTGTCGAGCGGCGGCGCTGGACCTCCAGCCGCAGCCTGGCTCACCGGCTCGGGATCAACGGCTTCTTCACTGACCTGGCCGGTTACGCCCGTACCCATCCGGGAGCGGAGCTGCACCGCTGGTTGCCGGAGTCGGCGTGCGACCGAGCCGGAGCCTTCACCAGCCCCGAGGATCCAGGGCTGATGCGCGCCTACCAACCCCGAATACGACCGGACGGATACGGCCTGTGGGCCGAGGACGGCACCGAGGTGCCGATCTTCGTCGAGTACGACTCGGGCGGTGAGCAGCTGTCGGTCCTGCTCGGCAAGCTGATCGGGTACCAGAAACTGTTCGCCACGATCAGGCGGGCATGGCCGGTGCTGTGCTGGTTGCACTCCGCCGCCCGGGAACGCAACCTGCGACGTCTGCTCGCCGAGGCGCCGCCGCTGCCGATCGCCACCGGCGCCCGCGATCACGCCGCCTCGGCCGGGCTTTCTCCGGCTGACGCAGTCTGGGCCATCGCGCACGGAGACGGCCAGCGGTACCGGCTGGTTGACCTCGCCGTGTACGTCGTCGACCTGCGACACGAATTGTCGGAGGCGGCATGA